A single region of the Xenopus laevis strain J_2021 chromosome 4L, Xenopus_laevis_v10.1, whole genome shotgun sequence genome encodes:
- the arntl.L gene encoding uncharacterized protein LOC503673 isoform X1 yields MADQRMDISSTMNDFMSPGSTDLISSSLGMGGIDCNRKRKGSLTDYQTDGFSFDEGMDTDKDDPHGLLDFSEGRLRNAREAHSQIEKRRRDKMNSFIDELASLVPTCNAMSRKLDKLTVLRMAVQHMKTLRGAANPYTEANYKPAFLSDDELKQLILRAADGFLFVVGCDRGKILFVSESVFKILNYSQNDLIGQSLFDYLHPKDIAKVKEQLSSSDTAPRERLIDAKTGLPVKTDITPGPTRLCSGARRSFFCRMKCNRPSLKVENKDFPSNCSKKKADRKSFCTIHSTGYLKSWPPTKMGLDEDNEPDNEGCNLSCLVAIGRLHPHIVPQPGNGEIRVKSTEYVSRHAVDGKFVFVDQRATAILGYLPQELLGTSCYEYFHHDDLGNLAECHRQVLQSREKITTNCFKFKIKDGSFITLKSRWFSFMNPWTKEVEYIVSTNTVVSANILDAGDSTFSQFSASPPSMDSVLQSGEGGTKRNHPAVPGIPGGTSAGAGKIGRMIADEILEFHRTRGSSPSSCGSSPLNFSTPPPDASSPGGKKMSNGGGMDPISTLVPGMDSYGFPYSDSSSIPGDSSHMDTYMTETDQGSSSPSNDEAAMAVIMSLLEADAGLGGPVDFSDLPWPL; encoded by the exons ATGGCCGACCAAAGAATGGATATCTCCTCCACAATGAACGATTTCATGTCCCCCGGCTCCACTGACCTCATATCCAGCTCCCTGGGAATGGGAGGGATCGACTGTAACCGCAAAAGGAAAGGGAGCCTGACGGATTATCA GACTGATGGCTTCTCATTCGA TGAGGGGATGGATACAGACAAGGACGACCCCCACGGACT gTTGGACTTCAGCGAGGGGCGACTTAGAAATGCTCG GGAAGCTCACAGTCAGATTGAGAAGCGGCGGAGAGATAAAATGAACAGCTTCATCGATGAGCTGGCGTCTCTGGTTCCCACGTGCAACGCCATGTCCCGCAAGCTGGATAAGCTCACCGTGCTGCGCATGGCCGTCCAACACATGAAGACGTTGCGAG GTGCTGCCAACCCCTACACAGAGGCAAACTACAAACCGGCTTTTCTATCAGACGACGAGCTCAAGCAGCTGATTCTCAGG GCGGCAGACGGATTCCTTTTCGTGGTCGGCTGTGACCGAGGGAAAATCCTCTTTGTTTCAGAATCCGTTTTCAAGATCCTCAATTACAGCCAG AATGATCTGATTGGCCAGAGCCTGTTTGACTACCTGCACCCTAAAGATATTGCCAAAGTTAAGGAGCAGCTCTCGTCCTCAGACACAGCCCCCCGGGAGAGACTCATCGATGCAAAAA CCGGCCTTCCTGTAAAAACCGACATCACTCCGGGGCCCACTCGGCTTTGCTCTGGGGCCCGACGCTCCTTCTTTTGTCGCATGAAATGCAACAGACCTTCATTAAAAGTAGAAAACAAAGATTTCCCATCCAACTGTTCCAAAAAGAAAG cggACCGGAAGAGCTTTTGCACTATACACAGCACTGGATATCTCAAGAGCTGGCCGCCCACAAAAATGGGGCTGGACGAAGATAACGAACCGGACAACGAAGGGTGCAATCTGAGCTGCTTAGTTGCGATTGGCCGGCTGCACCCCCACATAGTACCGCAGCCCGGGAATGGGGAGATTCGAGTGAAATCCACAGAATACGTGTCAAGGCACGCCGTGGATGGGAAGTTTGTTTTTGTAGACCAGAG GGCAACTGCAATCCTCGGCTATTTGCCACAGGAGCTCCTGGGCACGTCTTGCTACGAGTATTTCCATCACGACGATTTAGGGAATCTCGCCGAATGCCACCGGCAAG TCCTACAGAGCAGAGAGAAGATCACAACCAATTGTTTTAAGTTCAAAATCAAAGATGGCTCCTTCATCACCCTGAAAAGTCGCTGGTTCAGTTTCATGAACCCATGGACCAAAGAAGTAGAATATATCGTCTCCACCAACACAGTCGTCTC AGCCAACATTCTCGATGCCGGAGACTCTACATTCTCTCAATTTTCAGCTTCTCCCCCGAGCATGGACAGTGTACTACAGTCTGGTGAAG GAGGCACAAAAAGGAATCACCCTGCAGTCCCCGGCATTCCAGGTGGAACAAGTGCGGGCGCTGGCAAGATTGGCAGAATGATCGCAGATGAAATACTGGAGTTTCACAG GACAAGAGGCTCCTCCCCGTCAAGCTGTGGGTCTAGCCCCCTCAATTTCAGCACCCCACCCCCAGATGCATCATCTCCAGGAggcaaaaag ATGTCCAATGGCGGGGGTATGGATCCAATATCCACATTAGTGCCTGGAATGGACAGTTACGGTTTCCCATACTCAGACAGTTCATCAATACCTG GCGACAGTTCTCACATGGACACGTACATGACGGAAACGGATCAAGGCTCCAGTAGCCCCAGTAACGACGAAGCTGCCATGGCGGTGATCATGAGCCTCTTGGAGGCGGACGCGGGGCTGGGAGGGCCGGTGGATTTCAGCGACTTACCTTGGCCTTTGTGA
- the arntl.L gene encoding uncharacterized protein LOC503673 (The RefSeq protein has 4 substitutions compared to this genomic sequence), whose amino-acid sequence MADQRMDISSTMNDFMSPSSTDLISSSLGMGGIDCNRKRKGSLTDYQTDGFSFDEGMDTDKDDPHGLLDFSEGRLRNAREAHSQIEKRRRDKMNSFIDELASLVPTCNAMSRKLDKLTVLRMAVQHMKTLRGAANPYTEANYKPAFLSDDELKQLILRAADGFLFVVGCDRGKILFVSESVFKILNYSQNDLIGQSLFDYLHPKDIAKVKEQLSSSDTAPRERLIDAKTGLPVKTDITPGPTRLCSGARRSFFCRMKCNRPSLKVENKDFPSNCSKKKADRKSFCTIHSTGYLKSWPPTKMGLDEDNEPDNEGCNLSCLVAIGRLHPHIVPQPGNGEIRVKSTEYVSRHAVDGKFVFVDQRATAILGYLPQELLGTSCYEYFHHDDLGNLAECHRQVLQSREKITTNCFKFKIKDGSFITLKSRWFSFMNPWTKEVEYIVSTNTVVSANILDAGDSTFSHLSASPPSMDSVLQSSEGGTKRNHPAVPGIPGGTSAGAGKIGRMIADEILEFHRTRGSSPSSCGSSPLNFSTPPPDASSPGGKKMSNGGGMDPISTLVPGMDSYGFPYSDSSSIPGDSSHMDTYMTETDQGSSSPSNDEAAMAVIMSLLEADAGLGGPVDFSDLPWPL is encoded by the exons ATGGCCGACCAAAGAATGGATATCTCCTCCACAATGAACGATTTCATGTCCCCCGGCTCCACTGACCTCATATCCAGCTCCCTGGGAATGGGAGGGATCGACTGTAACCGCAAAAGGAAAGGGAGCCTGACGGATTATCA GACTGATGGCTTCTCATTCGA TGAGGGGATGGATACAGACAAGGACGACCCCCACGGACT gTTGGACTTCAGCGAGGGGCGACTTAGAAATGCTCG GGAAGCTCACAGTCAGATTGAGAAGCGGCGGAGAGATAAAATGAACAGCTTCATCGATGAGCTGGCGTCTCTGGTTCCCACGTGCAACGCCATGTCCCGCAAGCTGGATAAGCTCACCGTGCTGCGCATGGCCGTCCAACACATGAAGACGTTGCGAG GTGCTGCCAACCCCTACACAGAGGCAAACTACAAACCGGCTTTTCTATCAGACGACGAGCTCAAGCAGCTGATTCTCAGG GCGGCAGACGGATTCCTTTTCGTGGTCGGCTGTGACCGAGGGAAAATCCTCTTTGTTTCAGAATCCGTTTTCAAGATCCTCAATTACAGCCAG AATGATCTGATTGGCCAGAGCCTGTTTGACTACCTGCACCCTAAAGATATTGCCAAAGTTAAGGAGCAGCTCTCGTCCTCAGACACAGCCCCCCGGGAGAGACTCATCGATGCAAAAA CCGGCCTTCCTGTAAAAACCGACATCACTCCGGGGCCCACTCGGCTTTGCTCTGGGGCCCGACGCTCCTTCTTTTGTCGCATGAAATGCAACAGACCTTCATTAAAAGTAGAAAACAAAGATTTCCCATCCAACTGTTCCAAAAAGAAAG cggACCGGAAGAGCTTTTGCACTATACACAGCACTGGATATCTCAAGAGCTGGCCGCCCACAAAAATGGGGCTGGACGAAGATAACGAACCGGACAACGAAGGGTGCAATCTGAGCTGCTTAGTTGCGATTGGCCGGCTGCACCCCCACATAGTACCGCAGCCCGGGAATGGGGAGATTCGAGTGAAATCCACAGAATACGTGTCAAGGCACGCCGTGGATGGGAAGTTTGTTTTTGTAGACCAGAG GGCAACTGCAATCCTCGGCTATTTGCCACAGGAGCTCCTGGGCACGTCTTGCTACGAGTATTTCCATCACGACGATTTAGGGAATCTCGCCGAATGCCACCGGCAAG TCCTACAGAGCAGAGAGAAGATCACAACCAATTGTTTTAAGTTCAAAATCAAAGATGGCTCCTTCATCACCCTGAAAAGTCGCTGGTTCAGTTTCATGAACCCATGGACCAAAGAAGTAGAATATATCGTCTCCACCAACACAGTCGTCTC AGCCAACATTCTCGATGCCGGAGACTCTACATTCTCTCAATTTTCAGCTTCTCCCCCGAGCATGGACAGTGTACTACAGTCTGGTGAAG GAGGCACAAAAAGGAATCACCCTGCAGTCCCCGGCATTCCAGGTGGAACAAGTGCGGGCGCTGGCAAGATTGGCAGAATGATCGCAGATGAAATACTGGAGTTTCACAG GACAAGAGGCTCCTCCCCGTCAAGCTGTGGGTCTAGCCCCCTCAATTTCAGCACCCCACCCCCAGATGCATCATCTCCAGGAggcaaaaag ATGTCCAATGGCGGGGGTATGGATCCAATATCCACATTAGTGCCTGGAATGGACAGTTACGGTTTCCCATACTCAGACAGTTCATCAATACCTG GCGACAGTTCTCACATGGACACGTACATGACGGAAACGGATCAAGGCTCCAGTAGCCCCAGTAACGACGAAGCTGCCATGGCGGTGATCATGAGCCTCTTGGAGGCGGACGCGGGGCTGGGAGGGCCGGTGGATTTCAGCGACTTACCTTGGCCTTTGTGA